In Mercenaria mercenaria strain notata chromosome 15, MADL_Memer_1, whole genome shotgun sequence, a single genomic region encodes these proteins:
- the LOC123549036 gene encoding uncharacterized protein LOC123549036 isoform X15 yields MALKLQVDETNCGPLCQHPSCWQSNVRQEKGFPKLRARPRTPPDIELDLPTLKVCNMLDDYGEDKRDLFPSRYGGKPAHDRNELYSTFEKPVRTQSIKVTRAPQTSPKSGTNSEPPVSKFKVVEVQEVFDPEDLSRTWDDTFIPKSYYVWVPNMKKKRRRKMAKNQEESPMTKLKGKGSVKFKDMTEDMVPKEIENSRITARKKRASARSPIMPQYSMSPRTTQGSSKMEFDHEGHQITLYSSISELLDLPRDVLVQVLENTRQSDLMSREKIREVIRRFMPPSLERGNTNISLASQDLLQQKKLNLHEGNKNVRESHLMETKPVFHLDDDLIDDDEIDEDIQRSTSPYGSLKELYLSRDFNKYKKPLPAISAGGRAVSAGDMLSTKIPSISLGLPELPSGIRQTKAFTYSKKADLDFTLDSSAGSPCKTPTSSKGPVPTPPTSVRSTETPGSDHGTTIRVNVPSQASARSGSEKGEKRRESPTRGSPVHPLHAVSPTYSTRVPNAPAGTPATFPMSPTKSAPLLRDMTGSTMANTPQEWPPRDKLNSPLQILRAPVNTPGSLAQEASGLHTIHESGTVNEGDDLAHPVSRGRSVRFEIPEIPPPPSSPQLSEDGQKEASRNAVTVNTNIPQETPSTSSNKPPSGVTIRTTATTVNTSTLQAENSFIRSYTGPVREISLISSPEPWPQVQDADFEEAPVPSPETTLHETPRETPQTLEPLESETKSENENQSKNAQEVVVEEEKTEPSEKKEKDSEYVNKTEDQSAVVKKMMEESRKAESPAPPPPSPEAKEDSQIIINKPNSTMTTLVEEEETANAPDNEVSMTVMQISPKGPMIKGGQKSHNRQIDTFQNIDIPAEFDLDYVHPHVQEPTTDTIVEEPEPAEDDAKSARTYALSVQSTLANRTISEQAHSEVSSSFIEPAISQASQGPALSEDFSEKRENSELFGDWSGMVIGSSDGQNTQAMLSSDKPDMTEDGGDHEGFKEDLRQEFEKIKQEIDSSKDSTEKS; encoded by the exons ATGGCTCTTAAGTTGCAAGTAGATGAGACAAACTGTGGCCCCTTGTGCCAACATCCATCATGCTGGCAGTCAAACGTAAGGCAAGAAAAAGGCTTTCCAAAGCTGAGGGCGAGACCACGAACACCACCAGATATAGAACTTG ATTTGCCCACATTGAAGGTATGTAATATGTTAGATGACTACGGTGAGGACAAGAGAGATTTGTTTCCATCAAGGTATGGAGGAAAGCCTGCCCATGATAGGAATGAGCTGTATTCAACATTTGAAAAACCAGTCAGAACACAGAG TATTAAAGTAACCAGGGCTCCACAGACTTCACCTAAATCAGGAACCAACTCAGAGCCTCCTGTATCTAAATTCAAAGTTGTTGAG GTGCAAGAGGTGTTTGACCCAGAGGATCTAAGCAGAACATGGGATGATACATTTATACCAAAGTCATACTATGTTTGGGTGCCTAACATGAAGAAAAAAAGGCGACGGAAAATGGCAAAGAATCAGGAGGAGAG CCCTATGACAAAGCTGAAAGGTAAGGGATCGGTAAAGTTCAAGGACATGACAGAAGATATGGTTCCTAAAGAAATAGAAAACAGCCGAATTACAGCTAGG AAAAAGCGAGCATCAGCCAGATCACCCATAATGCCTCAATACTCGATGTCTCCACGAACCACTCAAGGCTCCTCAAAAATGGAGTTTGACCATGAAGG ACATCAGATAACTTTGTATTCAAG taTCAGTGAATTGCTGGATTTGCCACGAGATGTCTTGGTACAGGTGCTTGAAAACACTCGACAAAG TGATTTGATGTCTCGTGAGAAAATTCGGGAGGTTATTCGAAGATTTATGCCACCGTCACTTGAACGAGGAAACACTAATATTTCATTGGCTAGTCAggatttattacagcagaaaaaGCTTAACTTACATGAAG GTAATAAGAATGTGCGCGAGTCTCATCTGATGGAAACAAAGCCAGTATTTCACcttgatgatgatttaattgatgaTGATGAGATAGATGAGGACATACAACGGAGCACCAGTCCATACGGGTCGTTGAAAGAACTTTACTTGTCTCGGGATTTCAACAAATACAAAAAACCATTGCCTGCAATTTCAG CTGGAGGGCGAGCTGTATCAGCTGGTGACATGTTATCCACCAAGATTCCATCAATATCACTGGGACTCCCTGAGCTACCAAGTGGCATTAGACAAACTAAAGCTTTCACATACTCAAAGAAGGCTGACCTAGACTTTACTTTAG ACAGTTCAGCCGGCTCTCCGTGTAAGACACCAACATCATCAAAAG GGCCAGTACCTACTCCACCTACCAGTGTTAGAAGCACGGAGACTCCCGGCTCAGACCATGGTACAACAATTCGGGTGAATGTTCCATCACAAGCCTCAGCTCGCAGTGGCAgtgaaaaaggggaaaaaagaagGGAAAGTCCAACTAGG GGCAGCCCAGTTCATCCATTACATGCTGTTTCCCCTACATACTCAACCAGAGTTCCTAATGCACCGGCTGGCACACCGGCAACATTCCCAATGTCACCTACCAAGTCTGCTCCTCTGCTGCGGGACATGACGGGATCCACCATGGCTAATACACCACAAGAGTGGCCACCGAGAGACAAGTTGAACTCGCCTTTACAGATACTCAGAGCACCTGTCAATACACCAGGCAGTCTGGCACAAGAAGCATCAG GTCTTCACACCATCCATGAATCTGGAACTGTCAATGAAGGAGATGATCTTGCACATCCCGTGTCTCGAGGCAGAAGTGTGAGGTTTGAGATCCCAGAAATACCTCCACCTCCTTCCTCACCACAGTTATCGGAAGATGGTCAGAAAGAGGCAAGCAGGAATGCTGTAACTGTAAATACTAATATTCCACAGGAAACACCTTCAACAAGCTCAAACAAGCCACCATCTGGTGTAACAATCAGAACAACAGCAACCACTGTTAACACTTCAACCTTGCAGGCTGAAAATTCATTCATAAGGTCTTATACTGGTCCAGTAAGGGAAATTTCTCTTATATCATCACCGGAGCCCTGGCCCCAGGTACAAGATGCAGACTTTGAGGAAGCCCCTGTTCCTTCTCCTGAGACGACATTACACGAGACTCCCCGAGAAACTCCTCAAACTTTAGAGCCATTGGAATCagaaacaaaatctgaaaatgaaaacCAGTCTAAAAATGCACAGGAAGTAgttgttgaagaagaaaaaactgAGCCCagtgaaaagaaagaaaaagatagTGAGTATGTGAATAAAACTGAGGACCAGTCAGCTGTTGTGAAAAAGATGATGGAAGAATCACGTAAAGCCGAGTCGCCAGCACCACCACCACCTTCACCAGAGGCAAAGGAAGACAGCCAGATAATCATAAATAAACCAAACAGTACAATGACTACTCTAGTAGAAGAGGAAGAAACTGCTAATGCACCTGATAATGAAGTATCAATGACAGTAATGCAGATTTCTCCAAAAGGGCCCATGATTAAAGGCGGGCAAAAATCTCACAACCGTCAGATTGATACATTCCAGAACATTGATATACCTGCCGAGTTTGACCTTGATTATGTTCATCCACATGTTCAGGAACCAACAACAGACACTATTGTTGAGGAACCAGAACCTGCAGAAGATGACGCCAAATCAGCGCGGACCTATGCCCTTTCAGTTCAGAGCACTCTTGCCAACCGTACTATATCTGAGCAAGCCCATTCAGAGGTTTCTAGTTCGTTTATTGAACCAGCTATATCTCAAGCCTCTCAGGGCCCTGCTCTGTCTGAAGATTTCTCAGAAAAGCGAGAAAATTCTGAACTGTTTGGTGACTGGTCTGGAATGGTAATTGGGTCATCTGATGGTCAAAACACTCAGGCAATGTTGAGTTCAGATAAACCGGATATGACTGAAGATGGCGGTGATCATGAAGGTTTTAAGGAAGATTTGAGACAAGAGTTTGAGAAAATTAAGCAAGAAATAGACTCTTCCAAAGACAGCactgaaaaaagttaa
- the LOC123549036 gene encoding uncharacterized protein LOC123549036 isoform X12: MALKLQVDETNCGPLCQHPSCWQSNVRQEKGFPKLRARPRTPPDIELDLPTLKVCNMLDDYGEDKRDLFPSRYGGKPAHDRNELYSTFEKPVRTQSIKVTRAPQTSPKSGTNSEPPVSKFKVVEVQEVFDPEDLSRTWDDTFIPKSYYVWVPNMKKKRRRKMAKNQEESPMTKLKGKGSVKFKDMTEDMVPKEIENSRITARFEEWPVLKPLNEKHKYGQYTRKKRASARSPIMPQYSMSPRTTQGSSKMEFDHEGISELLDLPRDVLVQVLENTRQSDLMSREKIREVIRRFMPPSLERGNTNISLASQDLLQQKKLNLHEGNKNVRESHLMETKPVFHLDDDLIDDDEIDEDIQRSTSPYGSLKELYLSRDFNKYKKPLPAISAGGRAVSAGDMLSTKIPSISLGLPELPSGIRQTKAFTYSKKADLDFTLDSSAGSPCKTPTSSKGPVPTPPTSVRSTETPGSDHGTTIRVNVPSQASARSGSEKGEKRRESPTRGSPVHPLHAVSPTYSTRVPNAPAGTPATFPMSPTKSAPLLRDMTGSTMANTPQEWPPRDKLNSPLQILRAPVNTPGSLAQEASGLHTIHESGTVNEGDDLAHPVSRGRSVRFEIPEIPPPPSSPQLSEDGQKEASRNAVTVNTNIPQETPSTSSNKPPSGVTIRTTATTVNTSTLQAENSFIRSYTGPVREISLISSPEPWPQVQDADFEEAPVPSPETTLHETPRETPQTLEPLESETKSENENQSKNAQEVVVEEEKTEPSEKKEKDSEYVNKTEDQSAVVKKMMEESRKAESPAPPPPSPEAKEDSQIIINKPNSTMTTLVEEEETANAPDNEVSMTVMQISPKGPMIKGGQKSHNRQIDTFQNIDIPAEFDLDYVHPHVQEPTTDTIVEEPEPAEDDAKSARTYALSVQSTLANRTISEQAHSEVSSSFIEPAISQASQGPALSEDFSEKRENSELFGDWSGMVIGSSDGQNTQAMLSSDKPDMTEDGGDHEGFKEDLRQEFEKIKQEIDSSKDSTEKS, translated from the exons ATGGCTCTTAAGTTGCAAGTAGATGAGACAAACTGTGGCCCCTTGTGCCAACATCCATCATGCTGGCAGTCAAACGTAAGGCAAGAAAAAGGCTTTCCAAAGCTGAGGGCGAGACCACGAACACCACCAGATATAGAACTTG ATTTGCCCACATTGAAGGTATGTAATATGTTAGATGACTACGGTGAGGACAAGAGAGATTTGTTTCCATCAAGGTATGGAGGAAAGCCTGCCCATGATAGGAATGAGCTGTATTCAACATTTGAAAAACCAGTCAGAACACAGAG TATTAAAGTAACCAGGGCTCCACAGACTTCACCTAAATCAGGAACCAACTCAGAGCCTCCTGTATCTAAATTCAAAGTTGTTGAG GTGCAAGAGGTGTTTGACCCAGAGGATCTAAGCAGAACATGGGATGATACATTTATACCAAAGTCATACTATGTTTGGGTGCCTAACATGAAGAAAAAAAGGCGACGGAAAATGGCAAAGAATCAGGAGGAGAG CCCTATGACAAAGCTGAAAGGTAAGGGATCGGTAAAGTTCAAGGACATGACAGAAGATATGGTTCCTAAAGAAATAGAAAACAGCCGAATTACAGCTAGG TTTGAAGAATGGCCTGTATTGAAG CCACTGAATGAGAAGCATAAATATGGACAGTACACTCGG AAAAAGCGAGCATCAGCCAGATCACCCATAATGCCTCAATACTCGATGTCTCCACGAACCACTCAAGGCTCCTCAAAAATGGAGTTTGACCATGAAGG taTCAGTGAATTGCTGGATTTGCCACGAGATGTCTTGGTACAGGTGCTTGAAAACACTCGACAAAG TGATTTGATGTCTCGTGAGAAAATTCGGGAGGTTATTCGAAGATTTATGCCACCGTCACTTGAACGAGGAAACACTAATATTTCATTGGCTAGTCAggatttattacagcagaaaaaGCTTAACTTACATGAAG GTAATAAGAATGTGCGCGAGTCTCATCTGATGGAAACAAAGCCAGTATTTCACcttgatgatgatttaattgatgaTGATGAGATAGATGAGGACATACAACGGAGCACCAGTCCATACGGGTCGTTGAAAGAACTTTACTTGTCTCGGGATTTCAACAAATACAAAAAACCATTGCCTGCAATTTCAG CTGGAGGGCGAGCTGTATCAGCTGGTGACATGTTATCCACCAAGATTCCATCAATATCACTGGGACTCCCTGAGCTACCAAGTGGCATTAGACAAACTAAAGCTTTCACATACTCAAAGAAGGCTGACCTAGACTTTACTTTAG ACAGTTCAGCCGGCTCTCCGTGTAAGACACCAACATCATCAAAAG GGCCAGTACCTACTCCACCTACCAGTGTTAGAAGCACGGAGACTCCCGGCTCAGACCATGGTACAACAATTCGGGTGAATGTTCCATCACAAGCCTCAGCTCGCAGTGGCAgtgaaaaaggggaaaaaagaagGGAAAGTCCAACTAGG GGCAGCCCAGTTCATCCATTACATGCTGTTTCCCCTACATACTCAACCAGAGTTCCTAATGCACCGGCTGGCACACCGGCAACATTCCCAATGTCACCTACCAAGTCTGCTCCTCTGCTGCGGGACATGACGGGATCCACCATGGCTAATACACCACAAGAGTGGCCACCGAGAGACAAGTTGAACTCGCCTTTACAGATACTCAGAGCACCTGTCAATACACCAGGCAGTCTGGCACAAGAAGCATCAG GTCTTCACACCATCCATGAATCTGGAACTGTCAATGAAGGAGATGATCTTGCACATCCCGTGTCTCGAGGCAGAAGTGTGAGGTTTGAGATCCCAGAAATACCTCCACCTCCTTCCTCACCACAGTTATCGGAAGATGGTCAGAAAGAGGCAAGCAGGAATGCTGTAACTGTAAATACTAATATTCCACAGGAAACACCTTCAACAAGCTCAAACAAGCCACCATCTGGTGTAACAATCAGAACAACAGCAACCACTGTTAACACTTCAACCTTGCAGGCTGAAAATTCATTCATAAGGTCTTATACTGGTCCAGTAAGGGAAATTTCTCTTATATCATCACCGGAGCCCTGGCCCCAGGTACAAGATGCAGACTTTGAGGAAGCCCCTGTTCCTTCTCCTGAGACGACATTACACGAGACTCCCCGAGAAACTCCTCAAACTTTAGAGCCATTGGAATCagaaacaaaatctgaaaatgaaaacCAGTCTAAAAATGCACAGGAAGTAgttgttgaagaagaaaaaactgAGCCCagtgaaaagaaagaaaaagatagTGAGTATGTGAATAAAACTGAGGACCAGTCAGCTGTTGTGAAAAAGATGATGGAAGAATCACGTAAAGCCGAGTCGCCAGCACCACCACCACCTTCACCAGAGGCAAAGGAAGACAGCCAGATAATCATAAATAAACCAAACAGTACAATGACTACTCTAGTAGAAGAGGAAGAAACTGCTAATGCACCTGATAATGAAGTATCAATGACAGTAATGCAGATTTCTCCAAAAGGGCCCATGATTAAAGGCGGGCAAAAATCTCACAACCGTCAGATTGATACATTCCAGAACATTGATATACCTGCCGAGTTTGACCTTGATTATGTTCATCCACATGTTCAGGAACCAACAACAGACACTATTGTTGAGGAACCAGAACCTGCAGAAGATGACGCCAAATCAGCGCGGACCTATGCCCTTTCAGTTCAGAGCACTCTTGCCAACCGTACTATATCTGAGCAAGCCCATTCAGAGGTTTCTAGTTCGTTTATTGAACCAGCTATATCTCAAGCCTCTCAGGGCCCTGCTCTGTCTGAAGATTTCTCAGAAAAGCGAGAAAATTCTGAACTGTTTGGTGACTGGTCTGGAATGGTAATTGGGTCATCTGATGGTCAAAACACTCAGGCAATGTTGAGTTCAGATAAACCGGATATGACTGAAGATGGCGGTGATCATGAAGGTTTTAAGGAAGATTTGAGACAAGAGTTTGAGAAAATTAAGCAAGAAATAGACTCTTCCAAAGACAGCactgaaaaaagttaa
- the LOC123549036 gene encoding uncharacterized protein LOC123549036 isoform X8, translating to MALKLQVDETNCGPLCQHPSCWQSNVRQEKGFPKLRARPRTPPDIELDLPTLKVCNMLDDYGEDKRDLFPSRYGGKPAHDRNELYSTFEKPVRTQSIKVTRAPQTSPKSGTNSEPPVSKFKVVEVQEVFDPEDLSRTWDDTFIPKSYYVWVPNMKKKRRRKMAKNQEESPMTKLKGKGSVKFKDMTEDMVPKEIENSRITARFEEWPVLKKKRASARSPIMPQYSMSPRTTQGSSKMEFDHEGELSQTFRSTCTTNSYSDDCYHPGISELLDLPRDVLVQVLENTRQSDLMSREKIREVIRRFMPPSLERGNTNISLASQDLLQQKKLNLHEGNKNVRESHLMETKPVFHLDDDLIDDDEIDEDIQRSTSPYGSLKELYLSRDFNKYKKPLPAISAGGRAVSAGDMLSTKIPSISLGLPELPSGIRQTKAFTYSKKADLDFTLDSSAGSPCKTPTSSKGPVPTPPTSVRSTETPGSDHGTTIRVNVPSQASARSGSEKGEKRRESPTRGSPVHPLHAVSPTYSTRVPNAPAGTPATFPMSPTKSAPLLRDMTGSTMANTPQEWPPRDKLNSPLQILRAPVNTPGSLAQEASGLHTIHESGTVNEGDDLAHPVSRGRSVRFEIPEIPPPPSSPQLSEDGQKEASRNAVTVNTNIPQETPSTSSNKPPSGVTIRTTATTVNTSTLQAENSFIRSYTGPVREISLISSPEPWPQVQDADFEEAPVPSPETTLHETPRETPQTLEPLESETKSENENQSKNAQEVVVEEEKTEPSEKKEKDSEYVNKTEDQSAVVKKMMEESRKAESPAPPPPSPEAKEDSQIIINKPNSTMTTLVEEEETANAPDNEVSMTVMQISPKGPMIKGGQKSHNRQIDTFQNIDIPAEFDLDYVHPHVQEPTTDTIVEEPEPAEDDAKSARTYALSVQSTLANRTISEQAHSEVSSSFIEPAISQASQGPALSEDFSEKRENSELFGDWSGMVIGSSDGQNTQAMLSSDKPDMTEDGGDHEGFKEDLRQEFEKIKQEIDSSKDSTEKS from the exons ATGGCTCTTAAGTTGCAAGTAGATGAGACAAACTGTGGCCCCTTGTGCCAACATCCATCATGCTGGCAGTCAAACGTAAGGCAAGAAAAAGGCTTTCCAAAGCTGAGGGCGAGACCACGAACACCACCAGATATAGAACTTG ATTTGCCCACATTGAAGGTATGTAATATGTTAGATGACTACGGTGAGGACAAGAGAGATTTGTTTCCATCAAGGTATGGAGGAAAGCCTGCCCATGATAGGAATGAGCTGTATTCAACATTTGAAAAACCAGTCAGAACACAGAG TATTAAAGTAACCAGGGCTCCACAGACTTCACCTAAATCAGGAACCAACTCAGAGCCTCCTGTATCTAAATTCAAAGTTGTTGAG GTGCAAGAGGTGTTTGACCCAGAGGATCTAAGCAGAACATGGGATGATACATTTATACCAAAGTCATACTATGTTTGGGTGCCTAACATGAAGAAAAAAAGGCGACGGAAAATGGCAAAGAATCAGGAGGAGAG CCCTATGACAAAGCTGAAAGGTAAGGGATCGGTAAAGTTCAAGGACATGACAGAAGATATGGTTCCTAAAGAAATAGAAAACAGCCGAATTACAGCTAGG TTTGAAGAATGGCCTGTATTGAAG AAAAAGCGAGCATCAGCCAGATCACCCATAATGCCTCAATACTCGATGTCTCCACGAACCACTCAAGGCTCCTCAAAAATGGAGTTTGACCATGAAGG ggAGCTTTCTCAAACATTTAGGTCAACATGTACTACAAATAGTTATTCTGATGACTGTTACCATCCTGG taTCAGTGAATTGCTGGATTTGCCACGAGATGTCTTGGTACAGGTGCTTGAAAACACTCGACAAAG TGATTTGATGTCTCGTGAGAAAATTCGGGAGGTTATTCGAAGATTTATGCCACCGTCACTTGAACGAGGAAACACTAATATTTCATTGGCTAGTCAggatttattacagcagaaaaaGCTTAACTTACATGAAG GTAATAAGAATGTGCGCGAGTCTCATCTGATGGAAACAAAGCCAGTATTTCACcttgatgatgatttaattgatgaTGATGAGATAGATGAGGACATACAACGGAGCACCAGTCCATACGGGTCGTTGAAAGAACTTTACTTGTCTCGGGATTTCAACAAATACAAAAAACCATTGCCTGCAATTTCAG CTGGAGGGCGAGCTGTATCAGCTGGTGACATGTTATCCACCAAGATTCCATCAATATCACTGGGACTCCCTGAGCTACCAAGTGGCATTAGACAAACTAAAGCTTTCACATACTCAAAGAAGGCTGACCTAGACTTTACTTTAG ACAGTTCAGCCGGCTCTCCGTGTAAGACACCAACATCATCAAAAG GGCCAGTACCTACTCCACCTACCAGTGTTAGAAGCACGGAGACTCCCGGCTCAGACCATGGTACAACAATTCGGGTGAATGTTCCATCACAAGCCTCAGCTCGCAGTGGCAgtgaaaaaggggaaaaaagaagGGAAAGTCCAACTAGG GGCAGCCCAGTTCATCCATTACATGCTGTTTCCCCTACATACTCAACCAGAGTTCCTAATGCACCGGCTGGCACACCGGCAACATTCCCAATGTCACCTACCAAGTCTGCTCCTCTGCTGCGGGACATGACGGGATCCACCATGGCTAATACACCACAAGAGTGGCCACCGAGAGACAAGTTGAACTCGCCTTTACAGATACTCAGAGCACCTGTCAATACACCAGGCAGTCTGGCACAAGAAGCATCAG GTCTTCACACCATCCATGAATCTGGAACTGTCAATGAAGGAGATGATCTTGCACATCCCGTGTCTCGAGGCAGAAGTGTGAGGTTTGAGATCCCAGAAATACCTCCACCTCCTTCCTCACCACAGTTATCGGAAGATGGTCAGAAAGAGGCAAGCAGGAATGCTGTAACTGTAAATACTAATATTCCACAGGAAACACCTTCAACAAGCTCAAACAAGCCACCATCTGGTGTAACAATCAGAACAACAGCAACCACTGTTAACACTTCAACCTTGCAGGCTGAAAATTCATTCATAAGGTCTTATACTGGTCCAGTAAGGGAAATTTCTCTTATATCATCACCGGAGCCCTGGCCCCAGGTACAAGATGCAGACTTTGAGGAAGCCCCTGTTCCTTCTCCTGAGACGACATTACACGAGACTCCCCGAGAAACTCCTCAAACTTTAGAGCCATTGGAATCagaaacaaaatctgaaaatgaaaacCAGTCTAAAAATGCACAGGAAGTAgttgttgaagaagaaaaaactgAGCCCagtgaaaagaaagaaaaagatagTGAGTATGTGAATAAAACTGAGGACCAGTCAGCTGTTGTGAAAAAGATGATGGAAGAATCACGTAAAGCCGAGTCGCCAGCACCACCACCACCTTCACCAGAGGCAAAGGAAGACAGCCAGATAATCATAAATAAACCAAACAGTACAATGACTACTCTAGTAGAAGAGGAAGAAACTGCTAATGCACCTGATAATGAAGTATCAATGACAGTAATGCAGATTTCTCCAAAAGGGCCCATGATTAAAGGCGGGCAAAAATCTCACAACCGTCAGATTGATACATTCCAGAACATTGATATACCTGCCGAGTTTGACCTTGATTATGTTCATCCACATGTTCAGGAACCAACAACAGACACTATTGTTGAGGAACCAGAACCTGCAGAAGATGACGCCAAATCAGCGCGGACCTATGCCCTTTCAGTTCAGAGCACTCTTGCCAACCGTACTATATCTGAGCAAGCCCATTCAGAGGTTTCTAGTTCGTTTATTGAACCAGCTATATCTCAAGCCTCTCAGGGCCCTGCTCTGTCTGAAGATTTCTCAGAAAAGCGAGAAAATTCTGAACTGTTTGGTGACTGGTCTGGAATGGTAATTGGGTCATCTGATGGTCAAAACACTCAGGCAATGTTGAGTTCAGATAAACCGGATATGACTGAAGATGGCGGTGATCATGAAGGTTTTAAGGAAGATTTGAGACAAGAGTTTGAGAAAATTAAGCAAGAAATAGACTCTTCCAAAGACAGCactgaaaaaagttaa